A DNA window from Solanum lycopersicum chromosome 3, SLM_r2.1 contains the following coding sequences:
- the LOC101254888 gene encoding protein LEO1 homolog isoform X1 gives MVGEEKKRHQMMQNLFGDQSEEEEEEEEEVESEHESNRQPSDDGDGGLDPEGEGEVDIEGEGEGEGEGEGEGDDDGEGEGEGEGDGDVEGEVEGQGEAEMESEGEMQEVDPGHGESEGERDQSSQEIEVGDQRAQSEGRESESDEKEEYGQRVVTSRRRDVIDSESERSEENHYGDNEDEEVNQARSPSRSPGEEKDEAHLSSAPEIRDVFGDSEDEEEADYVVRNKIDEEQNLMDEETSYGKLQQEDIIPEDDGGYESEEEHVESKIKEKPVGPPLELEIPLRPPPTYSDNMSMIKVSNIMGIDPKPFDPETYVEEDAFVTDESGSKKRLSLVNNIVRWRKVRKPDGTTTVESNARFVEWSDGSVQLMIGNEVLDISTQDAQQDHSHLFLRHGKGILQSQGRILNKMRFMPSSLTSNSHRLLTALVDSRHKKVYKVKNCFTDIDPEREKEQKEKAESQTIRAGVLLNRKKEKVSRKYMPTLRRERQLSPGFLEDGPEEEEDTDYYDSRRSAARRRFDEDLEMEAQAEKRIINAKKKDIPRQTSLSAPKHSRRPVDFDDSEKEESEYETEEEEEEEERSPPRRRAVQEEPEYEEEQERDQGEEEEAYDEESEQEEEPKQNLREPASSHKRKGIESDEESPPRKIPAAHRRMAIVYDSDED, from the exons ATGGTGGGTGAAGAGAAGAAGAGGCATCAGATGATGCAAAACCTGTTCGGTGACCAATCggaagaggaggaggaagaagaagaggaggtcGAATCCGAACATGAATCCAATCGTCAGCCTTCG GATGACGGGGATGGAGGCTTGGATCCCGAAGGCGAAGGAGAAGTTGATATtgaaggtgaaggtgaaggtgaaggtgaaggtgaaggtgaaggtgatgatgatggtgaaggtgaaggtgaaggtgaaggAGATGGTGATGTTGAAGGTGAAGTAGAAGGGCAAGGGGAAGCTGAGATGGAGAGTGAAGGTGAAATGCAAGAAGTTGATCCTGGGCATGGAGAGAGTGAGGGTGAAAGAGATCAGAGTTCTCAGGAAATAGAGGTTGGTGATCAGAGGGCACAAAGTGAAGGAAGAGAGTCAGAGAGTgatgaaaaagaagaatatgGTCAAAGAGTAGTGACTAGTAGGAGGCGGGATGTAATTGACAGTGAGTCAGAAAGATCTGAGGAAAACCACTACGGTGACAATGAAGACGAGGAAGTAAATCAAGCAAGAAGTCCAAG TAGATCTCCTGGGGAAGAGAAAGATGAGGCCCACTTATCCTCTGCTCCGGAGATTCGTGATGTGTTTGGGGATTCAGAGGATGAAGAAGAGGCTGATTATGTCGTTCGGAATAAAATTGATGAGGAGCAAAAT TTAATGGATGAAGAAACTAGCTACGGCAAATTGCAGCAAGAAGATATAATACCTGAAGATGATGGTGGATACGAGTCTGAAGAAGAGCATGTGGAAtctaaaattaaggaaaaaccAGTTGGGCCCCCATTAGAGCTGGAGATCCCATTGCGTCCACCACCAACTTATTCAGATAAC ATGAGCATGATCAAGGTTTCTAACATAATGGGCATTGATCCCAAGCCCTTTGATCCAGAGACATACGTTGAAGAAGATGCTTTCGTGACTGATGAATCTGGATCCAAGAAGCGCCTCAGCTTAGTTAACAACATTGTTCGATGGAGGAAAGTTAGGAAGCCTGATGGCACGACAACT GTAGAAAGCAATGCTCGCTTTGTGGAATGGTCTGATGGCAGTGTGCAATTAATGATCGGAAATGAAGTTCTGGACATATCTACCCAAGATGCGCAGCAAGATCATTCACACCTGTTTCTTAGACATGGAAAG GGAATACTACAATCACAAGGGAGAATTTTAAACAAGATGAGGTTTATGCCTTCATCATTGACATCAAACTCGCACCGTTTATTGACTGCCCTTGTTGATTCACGTCATAAGAAAGTTTACAAAGTGAAGAACTGTTTCACCGACATTGACCCTGAGAGGGAGAAAGAGCAAAAGGAGAAG GCTGAAAGCCAAACAATCAGGGCAGGTGTACTCCTCAATCGGAAAAAGGAGAAGGTCAGCCGAAAATACATGCCTACGTTACGTAGGGAGCGCCAACTCTCTCCTGGTTTCTTGGAGGATGGGCCTGAGGAG GAAGAGGATACTGATTACTATGACTCTCGACGGTCTGCTGCTCGCCGTCGCTTTGATGAAGACTTAGAAATGGAAGCTCAAGCTGAGAAACGAATCATTAATGCAAAGAAG AAAGATATTCCTAGGCAAACATCATTGTCTGCTCCAAAGCATTCTCGACGCCCTGTTGATTTTGATGACAGCGAGAAGGAGGAGTCTGAGTATGAAACcgaagaggaagaagaggaggaagagAGGTCTCCACCACGTAGAAGGGCTGTCCAGGAGGAGCCGGAATATGAAGAAGAGCAAGAGCGTGATCAGGGTGAGGAGGAAGAAGCATATGATGAAGAGTCGGAACAGGAGGAG GAGCCGAAGCAAAATTTAAGGGAACCAGCATCGAGTCACAAGCGGAAAGGGATTGAGTCAGATGAAGAATCTCCTCCTAGGAAGATTCCAGCTGCTCATCGCAGAATGGCAATTGTTTATGACAGCGATGAGGATTAA
- the LOC101254888 gene encoding protein LEO1 homolog isoform X2 — MVGEEKKRHQMMQNLFGDQSEEEEEEEEEVESEHESNRQPSDDGDGGLDPEGEGEVDIEGEGEGEGEGEGEGDDDGEGEGEGEGDGDVEGEVEGQGEAEMESEGEMQEVDPGHGESEGERDQSSQEIEVGDQRAQSEGRESESDEKEEYGQRVVTSRRRDVIDSESERSEENHYGDNEDEEVNQARSPRSPGEEKDEAHLSSAPEIRDVFGDSEDEEEADYVVRNKIDEEQNLMDEETSYGKLQQEDIIPEDDGGYESEEEHVESKIKEKPVGPPLELEIPLRPPPTYSDNMSMIKVSNIMGIDPKPFDPETYVEEDAFVTDESGSKKRLSLVNNIVRWRKVRKPDGTTTVESNARFVEWSDGSVQLMIGNEVLDISTQDAQQDHSHLFLRHGKGILQSQGRILNKMRFMPSSLTSNSHRLLTALVDSRHKKVYKVKNCFTDIDPEREKEQKEKAESQTIRAGVLLNRKKEKVSRKYMPTLRRERQLSPGFLEDGPEEEEDTDYYDSRRSAARRRFDEDLEMEAQAEKRIINAKKKDIPRQTSLSAPKHSRRPVDFDDSEKEESEYETEEEEEEEERSPPRRRAVQEEPEYEEEQERDQGEEEEAYDEESEQEEEPKQNLREPASSHKRKGIESDEESPPRKIPAAHRRMAIVYDSDED; from the exons ATGGTGGGTGAAGAGAAGAAGAGGCATCAGATGATGCAAAACCTGTTCGGTGACCAATCggaagaggaggaggaagaagaagaggaggtcGAATCCGAACATGAATCCAATCGTCAGCCTTCG GATGACGGGGATGGAGGCTTGGATCCCGAAGGCGAAGGAGAAGTTGATATtgaaggtgaaggtgaaggtgaaggtgaaggtgaaggtgaaggtgatgatgatggtgaaggtgaaggtgaaggtgaaggAGATGGTGATGTTGAAGGTGAAGTAGAAGGGCAAGGGGAAGCTGAGATGGAGAGTGAAGGTGAAATGCAAGAAGTTGATCCTGGGCATGGAGAGAGTGAGGGTGAAAGAGATCAGAGTTCTCAGGAAATAGAGGTTGGTGATCAGAGGGCACAAAGTGAAGGAAGAGAGTCAGAGAGTgatgaaaaagaagaatatgGTCAAAGAGTAGTGACTAGTAGGAGGCGGGATGTAATTGACAGTGAGTCAGAAAGATCTGAGGAAAACCACTACGGTGACAATGAAGACGAGGAAGTAAATCAAGCAAGAAGTCCAAG ATCTCCTGGGGAAGAGAAAGATGAGGCCCACTTATCCTCTGCTCCGGAGATTCGTGATGTGTTTGGGGATTCAGAGGATGAAGAAGAGGCTGATTATGTCGTTCGGAATAAAATTGATGAGGAGCAAAAT TTAATGGATGAAGAAACTAGCTACGGCAAATTGCAGCAAGAAGATATAATACCTGAAGATGATGGTGGATACGAGTCTGAAGAAGAGCATGTGGAAtctaaaattaaggaaaaaccAGTTGGGCCCCCATTAGAGCTGGAGATCCCATTGCGTCCACCACCAACTTATTCAGATAAC ATGAGCATGATCAAGGTTTCTAACATAATGGGCATTGATCCCAAGCCCTTTGATCCAGAGACATACGTTGAAGAAGATGCTTTCGTGACTGATGAATCTGGATCCAAGAAGCGCCTCAGCTTAGTTAACAACATTGTTCGATGGAGGAAAGTTAGGAAGCCTGATGGCACGACAACT GTAGAAAGCAATGCTCGCTTTGTGGAATGGTCTGATGGCAGTGTGCAATTAATGATCGGAAATGAAGTTCTGGACATATCTACCCAAGATGCGCAGCAAGATCATTCACACCTGTTTCTTAGACATGGAAAG GGAATACTACAATCACAAGGGAGAATTTTAAACAAGATGAGGTTTATGCCTTCATCATTGACATCAAACTCGCACCGTTTATTGACTGCCCTTGTTGATTCACGTCATAAGAAAGTTTACAAAGTGAAGAACTGTTTCACCGACATTGACCCTGAGAGGGAGAAAGAGCAAAAGGAGAAG GCTGAAAGCCAAACAATCAGGGCAGGTGTACTCCTCAATCGGAAAAAGGAGAAGGTCAGCCGAAAATACATGCCTACGTTACGTAGGGAGCGCCAACTCTCTCCTGGTTTCTTGGAGGATGGGCCTGAGGAG GAAGAGGATACTGATTACTATGACTCTCGACGGTCTGCTGCTCGCCGTCGCTTTGATGAAGACTTAGAAATGGAAGCTCAAGCTGAGAAACGAATCATTAATGCAAAGAAG AAAGATATTCCTAGGCAAACATCATTGTCTGCTCCAAAGCATTCTCGACGCCCTGTTGATTTTGATGACAGCGAGAAGGAGGAGTCTGAGTATGAAACcgaagaggaagaagaggaggaagagAGGTCTCCACCACGTAGAAGGGCTGTCCAGGAGGAGCCGGAATATGAAGAAGAGCAAGAGCGTGATCAGGGTGAGGAGGAAGAAGCATATGATGAAGAGTCGGAACAGGAGGAG GAGCCGAAGCAAAATTTAAGGGAACCAGCATCGAGTCACAAGCGGAAAGGGATTGAGTCAGATGAAGAATCTCCTCCTAGGAAGATTCCAGCTGCTCATCGCAGAATGGCAATTGTTTATGACAGCGATGAGGATTAA